GATGAGGTTGACCACCACCATGGCGGCGAGCGTGATGATCGCCGCATAGACCCCGGCGATGCGCCCGCCGAACATGAACCAGCCGAGAAGCGCGGCGAACAGCGCCGGGACAAGGATGCCTGCGAGAAGCGCGATGGGCATGGAATAGAAGGGCGACCAGATCCAGGGCAGTTCGGTGACGTTGTTCCAGACCATGAAGTCGGGAAGGCCGTCGCTGCCGGTATGGATCGGTACCGTCTTCAGCTTCAGGAACATGGCCATGCAATAGGAGCCGAGACCGAAGGTCGTGGCCTGGCCGAGATTGAGGATGCCGGCATAGCCCCAGGACAGGCTGAGCGCGATCGCCAGCATGCCGAAGATCAGGTAACGGGCATATTTGTTGAGCAGGAAGGCGTCGTCGACCAGCAGGGGCACGGCGAGGATCGCCAGACAGACGACGCCGGAGAGAAGGATTTGGCGGGAGACTTTTCCAGACAAGGCGGAACCTCTCGTTGACGCGGGCGGTCAGGCGCGCACACGCGGGGCGAACAAGCCCTGCGGCCGGAACCGGATGATGATGACGATGGCGATGAGGACGAGCGCCTTGGCGATCGTGTCGTTGCTGTAATAGGCAAGAAGGCCGGAGGCTTCGCCGAGCACGGTGGAGCTTGCGAGCGTGCCGACGAGGCTCTGCACGCCGCCGAGCACGACCACCATGAAGGCGTCGACGACATAGGTCGTGCCCATTTCCGGCGACACGCTCTTCAGGGGCGAGATCAGCGCGCCGGCAAGTCCGGCGATACCGGCCCCATAGGCGAAGGTCAGCCGGTAGGCGCGGGCGGAATTGATGCCGAAGCTCGATGCGATGGCGCGGTTCTGGGTGATCGCCCGAAGCTTCAGGCCGAAGGACGTGTAGCGGTAGATGCACCAGGTCAGCACGAAGAGGCCGAGCGCGACGGCGAGCACGAAGAGGCGGTAGGCCGAGTCGG
This genomic stretch from Roseateles sp. XES5 harbors:
- the urtB gene encoding urea ABC transporter permease subunit UrtB; amino-acid sequence: MDFVVSQILTGLSLSSILLLVALGLAIIYGVTGVINLAHGEFVMLGAYCAWLLQSQFGWSLLASLAVIFLLIAALGWLIEVAVIRHLYDRPLDTILATWGLGVMTQQIVRLTAGGELRYVQMPPSLSGSVDILGATDSAYRLFVLAVALGLFVLTWCIYRYTSFGLKLRAITQNRAIASSFGINSARAYRLTFAYGAGIAGLAGALISPLKSVSPEMGTTYVVDAFMVVVLGGVQSLVGTLASSTVLGEASGLLAYYSNDTIAKALVLIAIVIIIRFRPQGLFAPRVRA